One genomic segment of Brassica napus cultivar Da-Ae chromosome A3, Da-Ae, whole genome shotgun sequence includes these proteins:
- the LOC106441145 gene encoding E3 ubiquitin-protein ligase RNF170 isoform X3 — protein sequence MEVTADEVSPEVNATAAEFLDQNEPAEEEQMERDNGGERETPPEDDCCPICFSSFTVPCRGNCGHWYCGSCILQYWNYAAVSKPCKCPMCVRHITTLSPEASLQERQEQEVKEVLAKIRRYNRLFVGGLTGFLQKLKELPLLIKRMVWRMMDPDTNTLYFHEVRIFAMLMSTLYTAAEFSFIPTALLDVPRFVQEGSE from the exons ATGGAGGTCACAGCCGACGAGGTATCGCCGGAGGTAAACGCCACGGCGGCGGAATTTCTTGATCAGAACGAGCCGGCGGAGGAGGAGCAGATGGAAAGGGATAATGGTGGAGAGAGGGAGACGCCTCCAGAGGATGATTGTTGCCCGATCTGTTTCAGCTCCTTCACGGTCCCGTGTCGAGGGAACTGCGGCCATTGGTATTGCG GAAGCTGCATCTTGCAGTACTGGAACTACGCTGCGGTGTCTAAGCCTTGCAAGTGTCCTATGTGTGTTCGACACATCACTACGCTGTCACCAGAAGCGTCCTTGCAGGAGCGGCAAGAGCAAGAGGTGAAGGAGGTTCTTGCTAAGATCCGTAGGTATAACCGTCTCTTCGTCGGTGGCTTAACTGGCTTTCTTCAG AAGTTGAAGGAGCTGCCTTTGCTGATAAAGAGAATGGTGTGGCGCATGATGGATCCGGATACAAACACTCTGTATTTTCACGAAGTGCGCATCTTTGCA ATGTTGATGAGTACCCTTTACACTGCGGCAGAGTTTAGCTTCATCCCAACGG CGCTCCTTGATGTTCCTCGTTTTGTACAGGAGGGTTCAGAATAG
- the LOC106441145 gene encoding E3 ubiquitin-protein ligase RNF170 isoform X2 — MEVTADEVSPEVNATAAEFLDQNEPAEEEQMERDNGGERETPPEDDCCPICFSSFTVPCRGNCGHWYCGSCILQYWNYAAVSKPCKCPMCVRHITTLSPEASLQERQEQEVKEVLAKIRRYNRLFVGGLTGFLQLKELPLLIKRMVWRMMDPDTNTLYFHEVRIFAMLMSTLYTAAEFSFIPTGGFRIVTVFDYCAIAMILILRVVGIYRRRRLAQRVRHIAAAELEPE, encoded by the exons ATGGAGGTCACAGCCGACGAGGTATCGCCGGAGGTAAACGCCACGGCGGCGGAATTTCTTGATCAGAACGAGCCGGCGGAGGAGGAGCAGATGGAAAGGGATAATGGTGGAGAGAGGGAGACGCCTCCAGAGGATGATTGTTGCCCGATCTGTTTCAGCTCCTTCACGGTCCCGTGTCGAGGGAACTGCGGCCATTGGTATTGCG GAAGCTGCATCTTGCAGTACTGGAACTACGCTGCGGTGTCTAAGCCTTGCAAGTGTCCTATGTGTGTTCGACACATCACTACGCTGTCACCAGAAGCGTCCTTGCAGGAGCGGCAAGAGCAAGAGGTGAAGGAGGTTCTTGCTAAGATCCGTAGGTATAACCGTCTCTTCGTCGGTGGCTTAACTGGCTTTCTTCAG TTGAAGGAGCTGCCTTTGCTGATAAAGAGAATGGTGTGGCGCATGATGGATCCGGATACAAACACTCTGTATTTTCACGAAGTGCGCATCTTTGCA ATGTTGATGAGTACCCTTTACACTGCGGCAGAGTTTAGCTTCATCCCAACGG GAGGGTTCAGAATAGTGACGGTGTTCGACTACTGTGCCATTGCAATGATCCTGATTCTGCGCGTGGTGGGGATATATCGGAGGAGACGACTTGCTCAGCGTGTTAGGCATATTGCAGCTGCAGAACTTGAACCAGAATAG
- the LOC106441145 gene encoding E3 ubiquitin-protein ligase RNF170 isoform X1, with protein MEVTADEVSPEVNATAAEFLDQNEPAEEEQMERDNGGERETPPEDDCCPICFSSFTVPCRGNCGHWYCGSCILQYWNYAAVSKPCKCPMCVRHITTLSPEASLQERQEQEVKEVLAKIRRYNRLFVGGLTGFLQKLKELPLLIKRMVWRMMDPDTNTLYFHEVRIFAMLMSTLYTAAEFSFIPTGGFRIVTVFDYCAIAMILILRVVGIYRRRRLAQRVRHIAAAELEPE; from the exons ATGGAGGTCACAGCCGACGAGGTATCGCCGGAGGTAAACGCCACGGCGGCGGAATTTCTTGATCAGAACGAGCCGGCGGAGGAGGAGCAGATGGAAAGGGATAATGGTGGAGAGAGGGAGACGCCTCCAGAGGATGATTGTTGCCCGATCTGTTTCAGCTCCTTCACGGTCCCGTGTCGAGGGAACTGCGGCCATTGGTATTGCG GAAGCTGCATCTTGCAGTACTGGAACTACGCTGCGGTGTCTAAGCCTTGCAAGTGTCCTATGTGTGTTCGACACATCACTACGCTGTCACCAGAAGCGTCCTTGCAGGAGCGGCAAGAGCAAGAGGTGAAGGAGGTTCTTGCTAAGATCCGTAGGTATAACCGTCTCTTCGTCGGTGGCTTAACTGGCTTTCTTCAG AAGTTGAAGGAGCTGCCTTTGCTGATAAAGAGAATGGTGTGGCGCATGATGGATCCGGATACAAACACTCTGTATTTTCACGAAGTGCGCATCTTTGCA ATGTTGATGAGTACCCTTTACACTGCGGCAGAGTTTAGCTTCATCCCAACGG GAGGGTTCAGAATAGTGACGGTGTTCGACTACTGTGCCATTGCAATGATCCTGATTCTGCGCGTGGTGGGGATATATCGGAGGAGACGACTTGCTCAGCGTGTTAGGCATATTGCAGCTGCAGAACTTGAACCAGAATAG
- the LOC106441145 gene encoding E3 ubiquitin-protein ligase RNF170 isoform X4 produces MVERGRRLQRMIVARSVSAPSRSRVEGTAAIGSCILQYWNYAAVSKPCKCPMCVRHITTLSPEASLQERQEQEVKEVLAKIRRYNRLFVGGLTGFLQKLKELPLLIKRMVWRMMDPDTNTLYFHEVRIFAMLMSTLYTAAEFSFIPTGGFRIVTVFDYCAIAMILILRVVGIYRRRRLAQRVRHIAAAELEPE; encoded by the exons ATGGTGGAGAGAGGGAGACGCCTCCAGAGGATGATTGTTGCCCGATCTGTTTCAGCTCCTTCACGGTCCCGTGTCGAGGGAACTGCGGCCATTG GAAGCTGCATCTTGCAGTACTGGAACTACGCTGCGGTGTCTAAGCCTTGCAAGTGTCCTATGTGTGTTCGACACATCACTACGCTGTCACCAGAAGCGTCCTTGCAGGAGCGGCAAGAGCAAGAGGTGAAGGAGGTTCTTGCTAAGATCCGTAGGTATAACCGTCTCTTCGTCGGTGGCTTAACTGGCTTTCTTCAG AAGTTGAAGGAGCTGCCTTTGCTGATAAAGAGAATGGTGTGGCGCATGATGGATCCGGATACAAACACTCTGTATTTTCACGAAGTGCGCATCTTTGCA ATGTTGATGAGTACCCTTTACACTGCGGCAGAGTTTAGCTTCATCCCAACGG GAGGGTTCAGAATAGTGACGGTGTTCGACTACTGTGCCATTGCAATGATCCTGATTCTGCGCGTGGTGGGGATATATCGGAGGAGACGACTTGCTCAGCGTGTTAGGCATATTGCAGCTGCAGAACTTGAACCAGAATAG
- the LOC106359175 gene encoding uncharacterized protein LOC106359175, which translates to MNSNSKNSASGDLISKKPNGKDAVSSAAPVKPSAASMKPSAAAMKISAAPTIPFAASMKPIGQSGVSGDSSSTKRHGKAVVCSDVPSDNSDRVVFFKDVTFGPQEDELRFRLIHFWEAKHAFSKILMGLEMLLVDAEGTVIQGFIPPSRMDTYLRHMKPGSTYRLTNFFGSKTKKVYRVADPDVTIAFSWKSVLSDLTDTSAWFPEDRFRFHGYEQFEAACDLKGDLYDFIGHIKLVNEQALNESFVLDEVEIASDRRILVHVQTHDGPVMKLYIWDKVATAFCEKFRSLGKPPSVIMVTTVNPKRLGGALSLSSLSSSRVFFDTDVHQTREYLAWYVFIYIFAPFTLIYRLCCLFCFLNISRLESNSEVANRGNAEIVTKAETATIGELLTYMKQEGAKVAWFECTATIDDVVRGSAWYYIACGGCKTKATKGPTTLMCRKCGKTEITGAAEYLSKLSVYDNNDHASFVLLGDAGFELTGKKASVLVESYYEVITYLSIVQFLVVF; encoded by the exons ATGAATTCCAACAGCAAAAACTCCGCATCCGGCGATCTTATCTCCAAGAAACCTAACGGGAAGGACGCTGTCTCCTCCGCCGCACCGGTCAAACCCTCCGCCGCATCGATGAAACCCTCCGCCGCGGCGATGAAAATCTCCGCCGCACCGACGATCCCCTTCGCCGCATCGATGAAACCTATTGGCCAATCCGGTGTCTCCGGTGATTCCTCTTCGACAAAACGTCACGGCAAGGCCGTTGTCTGCTCCGATGTCCCCTCTGACAACAGCGATCGCGTCGTGTTCTTCAAAGATGTGACGTTTGGACCACAAGAAGACGAGTTGAGATTTCGACTGATCCATTTTTGGGAGGCAAAACACGCATTCTCGAAGATACTTATGGGTCTAgagatgcttctggtcgacgcaGAG GGCACTGTGATTCAGGGATTCATCCCACCATCAAGGATGGACACTTATCTACGACACATGAAGCCCGGTTCCACCTACAGACTTACCAATTTTTTTGGTTCTAAGACCAAGAAGGTGTACCGGGTTGCTGATCCAGACGTGACCATTGCGTTCTCATGGAAGTCTGTCCTCTCCGATCTCACAGACACTTCGGCTTGGTTTCCTGAAGACCGTTTTCGTTTCCATGGTTATGAACAGTTCGAAGCGGCCTGTGACCTCAAAGGGGATCTGTATG ATTTTATTGGTCATATCAAATTGGTGAATGAGCAGGCTCTTAACGAGAGTTTTGTGCTTGATGAAGTCGAGATAGCTTCTGATCGGCGAATTTTGGTTCATGTTCAGACACATGA TGGTCCTGTGATGAAGCTCTACATATGGGACAAGGTAGCAACAGCCTTTTGCGAGAAGTTTAGATCGCTTGGAAAACCTCCGAGTGTTATCATGGTGACAACTGTGAATCCTAAGCGTTTAGGAG GTGCTTTGTCTCTGTCATCTCTATCATCTTCACGGGTTTTTTTTGATACGGATGTTCATCAAACCAGGGAGTATCTGGCTTGGTATGTATTCATCTATATATTTGCACCGTTTACGTTAATCTACCGACTGTGTtgcttattttgttttttgaacaTTTCTAGGCTTGAATCAAACTCGGAAGTTGCTAATAGAGGTAATGCTGAGATTGTCACCAAGGCTGAGACAGCTACAATCGGTGAGCTACTCACTTACATGAAGCAGGAAGGAGCGAAG GTTGCTTGGTTCGAGTGTACGGCCACCATTGATGATGTTGTGCGTGGCTCAGCTTGGTACTACATTGCTTGTGGTGGATGCAAGACTAAAGCTACTAAAGGACCTACCACGCTTATGTGTAGGAAGTGTGGAAAGACTGAGATTACTGGTGCTGCAGA GTATCTCAGCAAGCTATCTGTCTATGACAACAATGATCATgcgagctttgtacttctcggTGACGCTGGGTTTGAGTTAACTGGGAAGAAAGCATCTGTATTGGTTGAGAGTTACTATGAGGTAATCACATACCTGTCCATCGTTCAATTTTTGGTTGTGttctaa
- the LOC111214337 gene encoding serine/threonine-protein kinase SRK2E, translated as MDRPAVSGPMDLPIMHDSDRYELVKDIGSGNFGVARLMRDKQSNELVAVKYIERGEKIDENVKREIINHRSLRHPNIVRFKEVILTPTHLAIVMEYAAGGELFERICNAGRFSEDEARFFFQQLISGVSYCHAMQVCHRDLKLENTLLDGSPAPRLKICDFGYSKSSVLHSQPKSTVGTPAYIAPEVLLKKEYDGKLADVWSCGVTLYVMLVGAYPFEDPDEPKNFKKTIHRILNVQYAIPDYVHISPECQHLISRIFVADSAKRISIPEIRNHEWFLKNLPADIMNDNVMNSQFDESDQPGQSIEEIMQIVAEATVPPAGTQSLNQYLTGSLDLEDDMDEDLESDLDDLDIDSSGEIVYAM; from the exons ATGGATCGACCAGCAGTGAGTGGACCAATGGATTTGCCGATCATGCACGACAGCGATAGGTACGAGCTCGTCAAAGATATTGGCTCCGGTAACTTCGGAGTTGCAAGGTTAATGAGAGACAAGCAGAGTAACGAGCTTGTTGCTGTCAAATATATCGAGCGAGGTGAGAAG ATAGATGAAAATGTGAAAAGGGAGATAATTAATCACAGGTCCTTAAGACATCCAAATATCGTCAGATTTAAAGAG GTCATATTAACACCAACCCATTTGGCTATTGTTATGGAATACGCAGCTGGAGGAGAACTCTTTGAGCGTATCTGCAATGCAGGCCGGTTCAGCGAAGACGAG GCAAGGTTTTTCTTCCAGCAACTCATTTCAGGAGTTAGTTACTGTCATGCTATG CAAGTATGTCACCGAGATTTGAAGCTGGAGAATACGTTACTAGATGGTAGCCCTGCACCTCGTTTAAAGATATGTGATTTTGGTTATTCCaag TCCTCAGTGTTACATTCACAGCCAAAATCAACTGTTGGAACCCCTGCTTATATCGCTCCAGAGGTTTTGCTAAAGAAAGAATATGATGGCAAG cttgcagatgtttGGTCTTGTGGGGTAACTCTGTATGTGATGCTTGTTGGTGCATACCCTTTTGAAGATCCTGATGAGCCTAAGAATTTCAAGAAAACAATACAT AGAATCTTGAATGTTCAGTACGCAATTCCAGATTATGTTCACATATCTCCTGAATGTCAACATCTGATCTCCAGAATATTCGTTGCTGATTCTGCAAAG AGGATTTCAATTCCTGAGATAAGGAACCATGAATGGTTTCTCAAGAATCTACCAGCAGATATCATGAACGATAATGTGATGAATAGCCAGTTTGATGAATCGGACCAACCAGGTCAAAGCATTGAAGAGATCATGCAGATTGTTGCAGAAGCGACTGTTCCTCCCGCAGGCACTCAGAGTCTGAACCAGTATCTCACAG GAAGCTTGGATTTAGAAGATGATATGGATGAAGATCTAGAGAGCGACTTGGATGATCTTGACATCGACAGTAGCGGAGAGATCGTGTACGCAATGTGA
- the BNAA03G50760D gene encoding uncharacterized protein BNAA03G50760D: protein MMIRRIEICIELLKIGMEFVLAVAEAVQIAWRQHLNHRTPMPPPPLLPHGISTSYHSPFLFGFLP, encoded by the coding sequence ATGATGATAAGAAGGATAGAGATTTGTATAGAGCTTCTGAAGATAGGAATGGAGTTCGTCCTAGCGGTGGCGGAAGCCGTCCAGATTGCCTGGCGGCAACACCTCAACCACCGTACTCCTATGCCTCCTCCGCCTCTCCTCCCCCATGGCATTTCCACTTCTTACCATTCTCCATTCCTCTTTGGATTTCTCccttga
- the LOC106442865 gene encoding pollen-specific leucine-rich repeat extensin-like protein 4 translates to MPIYKQPWAFSKVSVLAMAKPPSFVCCIFLLFFFLLSSSFVAFALTDTEAAFIVQRQLLTLPANGELPDDIEYEVDLKATFANTRLKRAYIALQTWKKAFFSDPFNTTGNWHGPHVCGYNGVVCAPALDDPDVTVVAGVDLNGADIAGHLPAELGLMTDVALFHLNSNRFCGIIPKSFEKLKLMHEFDVSNNRFVGPFPEVVLAWPDVKFIDLRFNDFEGQVPSELFKKELDAIFLNNNRFTSTIPESLGESPATVVSFANNKFTGCIPKSIGNMKNLNEVVFMDNKLGGCFPSEIGKLSNVTLFDASKNTFIGRLPTSFVGLTGVEEFDISENKLTGLVADNICKLPNLVNFTYSYNYFNGQGGSCVPGGGRKEIELDDVRNCLPHRPDQRSAQECAVVISRPVDCSKDKCAGGGSSTPSRPSPVHKPSPVPTTPVHKPSPVPTTPVHKPSPVHKPSPVPTTPVHKPSPVPTTPVHKPSPVPTHKPQPPKESPQPDDPYDQSPVGNRRSPPPPHESQPPVVFSPPPTPVSSPPLLSPPLPSPPPPVYSPPPPVHSPPPPVNSPPPPVHSPPPPVHSPPPPVHSPPPPVHSPPPPVHSPPPPVHSPPPPVHSPPPPVHSPPPPVHSPPPPVHSPPPPPPPVHSPPPPVHSPPPPPPPPPVYSPPPPVHSPPPPPPPVHSPPPPPPPVHSPPPPVHSPPPPVHSPPPPVHSPPPPPVYSPPPPVFSPPPPPVHSPPPPVHSPPPPVHSPPPPPVNSPPPPVEKKEVPLAQEPAPSDEFILPPFVGHQYASPPPPMFPGY, encoded by the coding sequence ATGCCCATCTATAAACAGCCTTGGGCCTTTTCCAAGGTTTCTGTTTTAGCCATGGCTAAACCTCCTTCCTTTGTGTGTTGCATcttcctcttgttcttcttcctcttgtcCTCCTCCTTTGTCGCATTTGCCCTGACCGATACAGAAGCTGCCTTCATCGTGCAGCGACAGCTCTTGACATTACCAGCAAACGGTGAACTTCCTGATGACATTGAATACGAGGTTGACCTCAAGGCTACATTTGCAAACACAAGACTTAAAAGAGCTTACATAGCTCTTCAAACTTGGAAAAAGGCGTTTTTTTCGGATCCGTTTAACACAACAGGAAACTGGCATGGACCTCACGTATGTGGCTACAACGGTGTGGTTTGTGCACCGGCTCTTGATGATCCTGATGTCACCGTCGTAGCTGGTGTTGACCTTAATGGCGCGGATATCGCAGGGCATTTGCCTGCTGAGCTTGGTTTGATGACAGATGTTGCTTTGTTCCATTTGAATTCTAACAGGTTTTGTGGTATCATCCCTAAGAGCTTTGAGAAGCTGAAGCTGATGCATGAATTTGATGTCAGTAATAATCGTTTTGTTGGACCTTTCCCTGAAGTCGTCCTCGCATGGCCTGATGTTAAATTCATCGACCTTAGGTTCAATGATTTTGAAGGTCAAGTCCCTTCAGAGCTGTTCAAGAAAGAGCTAGAcgctattttcttgaacaaCAATAGATTCACCTCGACGATTCCTGAATCTCTAGGAGAATCTCCAGCCACGGTTGTGAGTTTTGCTAACAATAAATTCACCGGATGTATTCCTAAAAGTATCGGAAACATGAAGAATCTCAATGAGGTTGTCTTTATGGACAACAAGTTAGGCGGTTGTTTCCCGTCTGAAATCGGAAAGCTGTCGAATGTGACGCTTTTCGATGCAAGCAAGAACACGTTCATTGGTCGTCTCCCGACAAGTTTTGTCGGGTTAACGGGTGTGGAGGAATTTGATATCTCCGAGAATAAACTGACCGGATTAGTAGCGGATAACATTTGCAAGTTGCCTAATTTGGTGAACTTCACTTACTCCTACAATTACTTCAATGGACAAGGTGGTTCGTGTGTTCCCGGTGGTGGTCGGAAGGAGATTGAATTGGACGACGTACGTAATTGCTTACCTCATCGACCAGACCAACGGTCCGCCCAGGAATGTGCAGTAGTGATCAGCCGTCCGGTTGACTGTAGCAAGGACAAATGCGCTGGTGGCGGCTCCTCTACTCCGTCGAGACCATCGCCGGTTCATAAGCCATCGCCAGTTCCAACTACGCCTGTTCACAAACCATCGCCAGTTCCAACTACACCTGTTCACAAACCATCGCCGGTTCACAAGCCATCGCCAGTTCCAACTACGCCTGTTCACAAACCATCACCAGTTCCAACTACGCCTGTTCACAAACCATCTCCAGTTCCAACTCATAAACCACAACCACCAAAAGAGTCACCCCAACCGGATGATCCTTACGATCAATCTCCAGTGGGTAACCGACGCAGTCCTCCTCCACCTCATGAATCCCAACCTCCGGTGGTTTTCTCTCCTCCACCAACTCCGGTAAGCTCTCCACCACTTctttctcctcctcttccttcaCCTCCTCCACCAGTTtactctccaccaccaccggtTCACTCTCCGCCACCACCGGTTaactcaccaccaccaccggttCATTCTCCGCCACCACCAGTCcactctccaccaccaccggtTCACTCTCCTCCACCGCCGGTACACTCTCCTCCACCGCCAGTCcactctccaccaccaccggtCCACTCTCCTCCACCCCCGGTTCACTCTCCTCCACCGCCGGTCcactctccaccaccaccagtcCACTCCCCACCACCACCGGTCCACTCTCCGccaccacctcctccaccaGTTcactctccaccaccaccggttcactctccaccaccaccaccaccacctccaccagtttactctccaccaccaccggttcactctccaccaccacctcctccaccGGTTCACTCTCCGCCACCTCCTCCTCCCCCAGTCcactctccaccaccaccagttCACTCTCCGCCACCTCCTGTCCACTCTCCTCCACCGCCAGTCCACTCCCCACCACCTCCGCCTGTCTACTCTCCTCCACCACCTGTTTTTTCACCACCACCCCCACCGGTACATTCCCCGCCGCCACCAGTCCATTCGCCACCTCCACCTGTTCACTCGCCACCACCTCCCCCGGTTAACTCGCCACCGCCACCGGTGGAAAAGAAAGAGGTGCCGCTGGCACAAGAACCAGCCCCAAGTGATGAGTTCATCCTACCACCTTTCGTCGGCCACCAATACGCATCGCCACCACCTCCAATGTTCCCTGGCTACTAA
- the BNAA03G50790D gene encoding cold-regulated protein 28: MENGSEVNIIYLEMDRDAEASAESQSESTLSNSLESVLTRNECGGDWTNEKHNSYLDSLENSFVRQLYSLLGREEETRRTSRTRHVQSNSHTSTHQFTLLQNGCRQKLNPGKKRSRSETWSEYTIGTADQGNVLCKEEIKNSGDKAFTRTLTRNSLGHEYPAQCTAEVSGQNFREEVEERGCNSWVSRKRRREANYDESSLNDQVVP; the protein is encoded by the exons ATGGAGAATGGTTCAGAGGTTAATATTATTTATCTCGAGATGGATCGCGATGCGGAGGCGTCGGCTGAATCTCAGAGCGAATCGACTCTATCAAACTCGCTCGAGTCCGTTCTTACG CGGAATGAATGTGGTGGTGATTGGACGAACGAGAAACACAACTCGTATCTTGATTCTTTGGAGAACTCATTTGTTAGGCAGCTGTATTCCTTACTAGGAAGAGAGGAGGAGACTCGGAGAACGTCTAGAACTCGTCATGTGCAGTCTAACTCTCACACATCGACTCATCAG tttaCGCTATTACAAAATGGTTGCCGGCAAAAGCTCAACCCTGGAAAGAAACGTTCTCGTTCAGAGACGTGGTCCGAGTATACCATTGGGACTGCTGATCAAGGAAACGTATTGTGCAAGGAAGAAATAAAAAACTCCGGTGATAAGGCTTTTACTAGAACACTTACGAGAAATTCTTTGGGGCATGAGTATCCAGCTCAATGCACTGCAG AGGTGTCAGGGCAGAATTTCAGAGAAGAAGTAGAAGAGAGGGGATGTAATTCATGGGTGTCCAGGAAACGCAGAAGAGAAGCTAACTACGATGAGAGTTCACTGAATGATCAGGTTGTGCCGTAA
- the LOC106444776 gene encoding uncharacterized protein LOC106444776, with protein sequence MSKRNASLSQPPPRPLIKQHSWSPDADREEAWLRKKGKRPSGRLGRSKSVTDEDLEELKGCIELGFGFEPDSPELDPRLSETLPALGLYCAVNKQYRSGLSRTSSLSSVASEGEVSNSSTTIVDQGDDPETMKLRLKQWAQVVACSVRQFSGEPNSMLNNNNND encoded by the exons ATGTCGAAACGCAACGCATCCCTGTCGCAACCGCCGCCCAGACCGCTGATAAAGCAGCACTCGTGGTCCCCGGACGCCGATCGGGAAGAGGCTTGGCTTAGGAAGAAAGGTAAAAGACCATCGGGTCGACTCGGTCGTAGCAAGAGCGTGACGGACGAAGATCTGGAAGAGCTAAAGGGATGCATCGAGCTTGGGTTCGGATTCGAGCCTGATTCGCCGGAGCTGGATCCGAGGCTGTCTGAAACTCTACCAGCTCTGGGGCTGTACTGCGCTGTTAATAAACAGTATAGGAGTGGATTGTCGAGGACTTCTTCTCTTTCGTCGGTTGCGTCGGAAGGTGAAGTGAGTAATTCGAGCACGACGATCGTTGACCAAG GTGATGATCCGGAGACGATGAAGCTGAGGTTGAAGCAATGGGCTCAGGTGGTTGCGTGTTCGGTGCGACAATTCTCCGGCGAACCAAATTCGAtgttgaataataataataatgattaa
- the LOC106442864 gene encoding LOW QUALITY PROTEIN: protein DJ-1 homolog C-like (The sequence of the model RefSeq protein was modified relative to this genomic sequence to represent the inferred CDS: inserted 2 bases in 1 codon; substituted 1 base at 1 genomic stop codon), translating to MSGAVRLRDCVTLEKIMKRQAEDKRLYRAISMAPAITLFPWGLLIRKKTTGHPAFFGKLPTFWAVKTNIQISGELTTSHGPGTLXSEEVEVVTVADVLRRAKVDVTVASVERSLRITVSLGTKIVTDKLIGEAAESSYDLIILPGGHAGSECLKKXKILKKLLKEEQEAGKIYGATNSSSTVLHKHSLLKEKRTAVYLSDTHRPVDDQMIQGAEVVIDGSVITGMGLATVTNFSLAIVGKLFGHGRARSVSQGLVHEYQLNLKAS from the exons ATGTCTGGTGCTGTTAGGTTAAGAGACTGTGTAACTCTGGAGAAGATCATGAAGAGACAAGCTGAAGATAAGAGGTTATACAGAGCTATATCCATGGCTCCGGCTATTACTCTTTTTCCATGGGGACTTTTAATAAGAAAGAAG ACAACAGGACATCCTGCTTTTTTCGGGAAGCTTCCTACGTTCTGGGCTGTGAAGACAAACATTCAGATCTCAGGGGAGCTTACAACTAGCCATGGACCAGGCACTTT CTCTGAAGAGGTTGAAGTGGTCACAGTTGCAGATGTTCTTAGAAGAGCCAAAGTAGATGTCACAGTTGCATCAGTAGAAAGATCTTTGAGGATTACGGTATCCCTAGGCACCAAAATTGTCACCGACAAGTTGATTGGTGAAGCTGCTGAATCATCATATGATCTAATCATTCTTCCG GGAGGCCATGCTGGCTCAGAATGTTTAAAGAAGTAAAAAATTCTCAAGAAGCTACtcaaagaagaacaagaagctggGAAAATATATGGAGCTACTAACTCTTCATCTACTGTCCTTCATAAACACAGTTTGCTCAAG GAGAAGAGAACAGCTGTGTACCTTTCAGACACACACAGGCCTGTGGATGACCAAATGATCCAAGGGGCAGAAGTTGTTATAGATGGAAGCGTGATTACAGGTATGGGGCTCGCAACTGTGACTAATTTTTCTCTAGCTATTGTTGGTAAGCTGTTTGGACATGGTAGAGCAAGAAGTGTTTCACAAGGGCTTGTGCATGAGTACCAATTGAATCTGAAGGCATCTTGA